The following proteins are encoded in a genomic region of Alosa alosa isolate M-15738 ecotype Scorff River chromosome 10, AALO_Geno_1.1, whole genome shotgun sequence:
- the LOC125301515 gene encoding proline-rich protein 13-like, protein MWPNQGPPMGPPNPAQPPPGYPGIPNPAHPPPGYPGIPNPAFPPGTDPAYPPGMNPMPPGPVPPGVPGQPYFPTGPAPPPYAPHGGAYPGPHPHPMGPAMGGAIAGGLAGAGVAVAGHKMHKKMKKNKKGKKKHKEHKAHKHGKHSSSSSSSSSSSSD, encoded by the exons ATGTGGCCTAACCAAG gtCCTCCAATGGGTCCCCCTAACCCAGCTCAACCACCTCCAGGCTACCCTGGAATCCCAAATCCAGCTCATCCACCTCCAGGGTACCCTGGAATCCCAAATCCTGCATTCCCCCCTGGGACCGATCCAGCATATCCACCCGGTATGAACCCTATGCCTCCTGGACCGGTTCCTCCTGGTGTCCCAGGGCAACCCTATTTCCCCACTGGCCCAGCTCCCCCACCCTATGCCCCACATGGTGGGGCCTACCCAGGGCCTCATCCACATCCCATGGGACCGGCAATGGGTGGGGCCATAGCAGGGGGGTTAGCCGGGGCAGGAGTGGCTGTGGCGGGACACAAGATGCacaagaaaatgaaaaagaataagaaaggaaagaagaaaCATAAAGAACACAAGGCTCATAAGCACGGCAAG CATTCctcaagcagcagcagcagcagtagcagcagcagtgactGA